A stretch of Gasterosteus aculeatus chromosome 4, fGasAcu3.hap1.1, whole genome shotgun sequence DNA encodes these proteins:
- the lsm8 gene encoding LSM8 homolog, U6 small nuclear RNA associated yields MSTALESYINRTVAIVTSDGRMIVGTLKGFDQTINLILDESHERVFSSSQGVEQVVLGLYIVRGDNVAVIGEIDEETDSTLDLGNIRAEPLNSVAH; encoded by the exons ATGTCCACCGCCCTGGAGAGCTACATCAACC GAACTGTGGCCATCGTGACGTCAGACGGCAGAATGATTGTG ggcaCTCTGAAGGGTTTCGATCAAACCATCAACCTGATCCTGGACGAGAGCCACGAGCGAGTGTTCAGCTCCAGTCAGGGGGTGGAGCAGGTGGTGCTGGGACTCTACATCGTCAGAGGAGACAACGT GGCCGTGATCGGAGAGATCGACGAGGAGACAGACTCCACTTTGGATTTAGGAAACATCAGAGCCGAGCCGCTCAACTCGGTCGCCcactga